One segment of Cololabis saira isolate AMF1-May2022 chromosome 9, fColSai1.1, whole genome shotgun sequence DNA contains the following:
- the olfml2a gene encoding olfactomedin-like protein 2A — translation MWRYTNLLACLLVLCKDASSQSKIFGETEPVRMTSEGSDCRCKCIMRPLSKDACQRLRSGSVRVEDFYTVETVSSGSDCKCSCTAPPSSLNPCENEWKMEKLKKQAPELLKLHSMVDLLEGTLYSMDLLKIHSYINKVVSQMNNLEETIKTNLTRDNEFVRDSMMSLTNQFKRYENYSNVMMSIKKEISSLSLQLLQKDSSESKAQDTRDEKPKAAVKTPNKKSPAIKPPPRPPKEKPVKPKKEAVKPGRAAKPDPTAKAKMAGHQPGVVRGITYYKASKNQEDEQKGDHSAKTFTVHHVTEEQSEDGGAEIILETMEVTAAQPTDTTIVPTTPAASTTAPTTTTTRTPTNADAPATTTTQSTRDSERPAPTIVLVLDNLNNNSRPSLHRAGKILNCEGTLASIEQPEKQHSYGRNEGAWMKDPLAKDSKIYVTNYYYGNNLVEFRNLDNFKQGRWSNLFKLPYNWIGTGHVVYSGAFYYNRAFTKNIIKYDLRMRYVAAWTLLHDVVYEDTTPWKWRGHSDIDFAVDESGLWVIYPSIDYDYNQQEVIVISKLDPGDLSLKKETTYRTGLKRKSYGNCFIICGVLYAVDVYNQKEGEVNYAYDTHTNTEAMPHLPFTNEYSFTTQIDYNPKEKLLYAWDNGNQVTYQVNFLDE, via the exons GTGAGGATGACGTCAGAGGGCTCGGACTGCCGCTGTAAGTGCATCATGCGACCGCTGAGCAAGGACGCCTGCCAGCGGCTGCGCAGCGGCAGTGTGCGTGTCGAGGACTTCTACACGGTGGAGACGGTCAGCTCAGGGTCGGACTGCAAGTGCTCCTGCACAGCGCCGCCCTCCTCCCTCAACCCCTGTGAGAACGAGTGGAAGATGGAGAAGCTGAAGAAACAGGCCCCGGAATTACTAAAG CTCCACTCCATGGTGGACCTGCTGGAGGGAACGCTCTACAGCATGGATCTACTGAAAATCCATTCCTACATCAACAAAGTGGTTTCTCAGATGAACAATCTGGAAGAg ACAATCAAGACAAACCTCACACGGGATAATGAATTTGTCCGGGACAGCATGATGAGCCTGACAAACCAGTTTAAAAGATATGAGAACTACTCCAACGTTATGATGAGCATCAAGAAGGAAATCTCCAGCCTGagcctgcagctgctgcagaaggACTCCTCTGAGAGCAAGGCCCAG GACACTCGTGACGAGAAGCCCAAGGCTGCTGTGAAAACACCAAACAAAAAGAGCCCTGCCATCAAACCGCCCCCCAGGCCACCCAAAGAAAAGCCCGTTAAGCCCAAGAAAGAGGCCGTAAAACCTGGGAGAGCCGCTAAGCCTGACCCCACAGCAAAGGCAAAGATGGCCGGCCATCAGCCCGGGGTGGTGAGGGGCATCACCTACTACAAGGCTTCCAAAAACCAGGAGGACGAGCAGAAAGGAG ACCATTCTGCTAAAACATTCACGGTCCATCATGTCACAGAGGAGCAGTCCGAGGACGGAGGGGCTGAAATAATCCTAGAAACCATGGAGGTCACTGCGGCCCAACCAACCGACACCACCATAGTCCCCACCACGCCTGCTGCTAGTACGACAGCCCCCACCACAACAACCACCAGAACCCCAACTAACGCTGATGCTCCCGCTACCACCACCACCCAGAGCACACGAGACTCTGAAAGACCAGCTCCAACCATTGTGCTCGTGCTGGATAACTTGAACAACAACAGTCGCCCCTCTCTGCACAGAGCTG GAAAGATCCTCAACTGTGAAGGGACTCTGGCATCTATTGAGCAGCCGGAGAAGCAGCACAGTTATGGTCGTAACGAAGGGGCCTGGATGAAGGATCCTCTAGCTAAGGACTCCAAGATCTACGTCACTAATTATTACTATGGCAACAACCTTGTAGAGTTTCGCAATCTGGACAACTTCAAgcaag gaCGTTGGAGTAACTTGTTCAAACTGCCTTACAACTGGATCGGCACAGGCCACGTGGTTTACAGCGGAGCTTTCTACTACAACAGGGCATTCACCAAGAACATCATCAAGTATGATCTGAGGATGCGATACGTAGCAGCCTGGACGCTGCTGCACGATGTCGTCTACGAGGACACCACCCCGTGGAAGTGGAGGGGCCACTCGGATATCGACTTTGCAGTGGATGAAAGTGGCCTGTGGGTGATCTACCCTTCCATCGACTACGACTACAACCAGCAGGAGGTGATCGTCATCAGTAAACTTGATCCTGGGGACCTGTCTTTGAAAAAGGAGACGACCTACAGGACAGGGCTCAAACGGAAATCTTACGGAAACTGCTTCATAATCTGCGGTGTCCTTTATGCTGTCGATGTGTACAACCAGAAAGAGGGTGAGGTGAACTATGCTTATGACACCCACACCAACACCGAAGCAATGCCACATCTACCCTTCACCAACGAGTACTCCTTCACCACCCAGATTGACTACAATCCCAAGGAAAAGCTTTTGTACGCCTGGGACAACGGCAATCAGGTCACGTACCAGGTGAACTTTCTTGACGAGTGA